A part of Cotesia glomerata isolate CgM1 linkage group LG4, MPM_Cglom_v2.3, whole genome shotgun sequence genomic DNA contains:
- the LOC123264148 gene encoding uncharacterized protein LOC123264148, with amino-acid sequence MIEDNCNKCRNSLKNALDTFMETMRRNRPEYYEALTDKYDPEANYFKRNNHYDKIYEGVVDVTLLLENDQVFSDELLCLLNKGPCSIEGKVLHQVLNDALLDNCMKCSRRQKEAIHANLTYLFKHYNLSQYIDVNDKDSFDKIEIISKEFLNETKVTYSVD; translated from the exons ATGATTGAAGATAATTGCAACAAATGTCGTAACAGTTTAAAAAACGCATTGGATACTTTTATGGAAACTATgag GAGAAATCGTCCAGAATATTATGAAGCTTTAACGGATAAATATGATCCAGAAGCAAATTATTTCAAGAGAAATAATCATTACGATAAAATTTACGAAGGTGTTGTTGACGTAACATTACTTTTAGAAAATGATCAAGTTTTTTCAGATGAACTTTTGTGCTTATTGAATAAAGGACCTTGTTCAATTGAAGGAAAAGTTTTACATC AAGTTCTAAACGATGCTTTATTAGACAATTGCATGAAATGTTCACGACGTCAAAAAGAAGCTATTCACGCAAATCTCACATACTTATTCAAGCACTATAATTTGTCGCAATATATTGATGTAAATGATAAAGATTCttttgataaaatagaaattatttctaaagaatttttgaatgaaacaAAGGTGACTTATTCCGTTGATTAA
- the LOC123263742 gene encoding uncharacterized protein LOC123263742 — MKIYIERTLLALALLFAYSDALYLEDSTVKPEARRFTYKCSSDFATLYFKPDDTTYAVAMVVDKNKPECRTFKKNNSYYPPALEVNFSNCSLGLKIFDVLLAELGVFENMNTYYETIVDCEVSDEQYDTIFEYGLSKVESQ; from the exons atgaaaatctaTATTGAAAGAACTTTACTCGCATTAGCGCTTCTTTTTGCGTACTCTGACGCTTTGTATCTGGAAGATTCAACTGTTAAACCC GAAGCAAGAAGATTCACCTACAAATGCTCGTCTGATTTTGCAACGTTATATTTTAAGCCTGATGATACAACGTATGCAGTCGCAATGGTTGTAGACAAAAACAAACCGGAGTGtagaacatttaaaaaaaataatagttattatcCGCCTGCGCTTGAAGTTAACTTTTCTAATTGTAGCTTAGGTCTCAAGATATTTGACGTTTTATTAGCTGAGCTTGGagtttttgaaaatatgaatACTTATTATGAAACAATAGTTGATTGTGAGGTTTCTGATGAACAATATGACACGATCTTTGAATATGGCTTGAGTAAGGTGGAaagtcaataa
- the LOC123263673 gene encoding peroxisome biogenesis protein 1-like, which yields MAVEQLKSKYFPVKNCFIYLPNSWSKKLTKVNAIEITIDNGEKKSYYFSHAHSQTNFNDQFLCINASFAQSLNIGENNNLLVNLINDSVPVLTSIIVLPKNKDDFEIVALRAGKIQELILQQISIVAINQPFVIWLSKNLHVTLIVYEITPHYHYGKLQQFTEVHVSNYENKPTSRSLNRNYSQTDNLTTETEANEVETFLSNYKVKKLPPLFRVCIVESAETFSDQVHCDLVVFISLSQSIKWFSIGQEKYFFCLLKKVPSISDKENIHPSDVTNKVVKMVISDYVQANIEAIDNDSVFLTEYVAEQCKLQLGSKIVLTKCDIEQSKPCDIDLIPINKNNITIEAFENDIKQYEEILINNQSKISACGVTFLVKLMVPYVLLGKNTVKDFNIFIKDVVEEPEKKKTKVERKKLINFRTMEIIMEEYRTICWILLKSYSTQKFRYNKQNILIAGETGTGKTSICETMLEQLSQSPYYFYTKTIDCKKLKSKKVEAISKVLKQAMNDCSYHQPSILFLDNLDCITNNKVSGNEENSADSINATRIADTLMKIVSTYQTTNCITLMATCLNIERLGTKLKTKRGLNLFTRLFKLDCLTKNERCEIMEAGANAKEFSLSSDIRWDYFADKTESFVMQDFVDFIEKACYNAWKRNVNIGINDPGKIILTNDDLMSTFERFNSIASRALPLFNGSGHGWSDIGGLKDIKDCLVELLQWPLIYTELYKNAPIRLQSGVLLYGMPGTGKTMIAGAIAKECGLNFINIKGPELLSKYIGASEEAVREIFQKAQRAKPCVLFFDEFDSLAPRRGHDSTGVTDRVVNQLLTEFDGVEGREGVAIVAASSRPDLLDPALLRPGRLDKALLCPLPQESDREEILKVLCKQHNLTAENFDLKALAEMTENFTGADLNAVFVQARMNAIDESYAEMTIDKSQKSLIKKKRVITHNCLLKSLESTQPSLTKKEIMKFNSIYRKFSNGDNFSEEIVKNQKLTLA from the exons ATGGCAGTTGAACAgctaaaaagtaaatatttcccagtgaaaaattgtttcattTATCTCCCGAACTCTTGGTCAAAGAAGCTGACAAAGGTCAATGCAATAGAAATAACAATTGACAATGGTGAAaagaaaagttattatttttctcacGCACATTCTCAGACTAATTTTAACGATCaatttttatgcataaatGCAAGTTTTGCTCAATCGCTGAACAttggtgaaaacaataatttattagttaatttaataaacgatTCAGTGCCGGTTCTAACGTCAATAATCGTTTTGCCGAAAAACAAAGACGACTTTGAAATAGTTGCATTACGCGCCGGTAAAATCCAAGAGTTGATCCTCCAGCAAATAAGCATAGTAGCGATTAACCAACCGTTTGTTATTTGGCTGTCCAAAAATTTGCATGTTACGTTAATTGTTTATGAAATAACGCCTCATTATCATTACGGCAAATTGCAACAATTTACAGAGGTGCATGTCTCAAATTATGAAAACAAACCTACATCCAGAAGTTTGAACCGTAATTATTCCCAAACTGATAACTTAACGACTGAAACTGAGGCCAATGAAGTAGAAACCTTTCTATCAAATTACAAGGTTAAAAAATTGCCGCCACTGTTCCGTGTTTGTATAGTCGAAAGCGCTGAAACTTTCAGCGATCAAGTCCATTGCGACCTTGTTGTCTTCATCAGTTTGTCGCAATCGATAAAATGGTTCTCGATTGGTCAAGAAAAGTACTTTTTTTGTCTTCTGAAGAAAGTTCCATCAATCAGTGACAAAGAAAACATTCATCCAAGCGATGTCACGAACAAAGTAGTCAAAATGGTGATCAGCGATTATGTACAAGCGAATATTGAGGCGATAGATAATGACAGTGTCTTTCTTACCGAATATGTTGCAGAACAATGCAAATTACAGTTAGGCAGCAAAATTGTTCTGACTAAATGCGATATTGAGCAGAGTAAACCATGTGACATTGACTTGATtccaataaacaaaaataacataacAATAGAAGCTTTTGAAAACGACATTAAACAAtatgaagaaattttgataaacAATCAGAGCAAAATTTCGGCATGTGGTGTTACTTTTCTCGTGAAATTAATGGTTCCATATGTTCTGCTAGGAAAGAATACGGTTaaagattttaatatttttattaaagatgtTGTTGAAGAACCtgaaaagaagaaaacaaaagtcgaacgaaaaaaattgataaatttcagAACAATGGAAATAATAATGGAAGAATACAGAACAATTTGCTGGATACTTTTGAAATCTTATTCGACACAAAAATTTCGATACAATAAGCAGAATATTTTGATCGCTGGTGAAACAGGAACTGGAAAAACGTCAATTTGTGAAACAATGCTGGAACAATTATCACAGTCACCGTATTACTTTTATACGAAAACGATAGATTGCAAGAAACTGAAAAGCAAGAAAGTTGAAGCTATTAGCAAAGTTTTGAAACAAGCAATGAATGATTGTTCGTATCATCAACCGTCGATATTGTTTTTAGACAATCTTGATTGTATCACGAACAATAAAGTGTCGGGCAATGAAGAAAATTCAGCGGATTCGATAAACGCAACAAGAATTGCTGATACGTTGATGAAAATTGTTTCGACTTATCAAACAACAAATTGCATAACTTTGATGGCGACTTGTTTGAATATCGAGCGGCTGGGAACtaaattgaaaacaaaacGCGGATTGAATTTGTTTACGCGTCTGTTTAAACTGGATTGTCTAACGAAAAATGAACGGTGTGAAATAATGGAAGCTGGAGCTAATGCCAAAGAATTTTCTTTGAGTTCGGATATCCGGTGGGATTATTTTGCTGACAAAACAGAGAGTTTTGTTATGCAAGATTTTGTGGATTTTATAGAAAAAGCTTGTTACAACGCTTGGAAACGTAACGTCAATATTGGAATTAATGATCCcgggaaaattattttgacaaatgATGATTTGATGAGTACATTCGAAAGGTTTAATTCAATTGCTTCGCGGGCGTTACCATTGTTTAACGGCAGTGGTCACGGTTGGTCAGACATTGGTGGCTTAAAAGACATCAAAGATTGTTTGGTAGAACTGCTCCAGTGGCCGTTAATTTATACAGAGTTGTACAAAAATGCCCCGATTAGGCTACAAAGTGGGGTATTGTTGTATGGAATGCCCGGGACTGGTAAAACTATGATTGCTGGTGCTATTGCAAAGGAATGCGGGCTGAACTTCATAAATATCAAG GGTCCCGAATTGTTATCTAAATATATTGGAGCCAGTGAAGAAGCTGTgagagaaatttttcaaaa aGCGCAACGAGCCAAGCCATGTGTACTTTTCTTCGACGAATTCGATAGCTTAGCACCCAG aCGAGGACACGACTCGACTGGTGTAACAGATCGTGTTGtaaatcaattattgacagAATTCGATGGCGTGGAAGGAAGAGAAGGAGTAGCAATTGTCGCAGCATCTTCACGACCGGATTTGCTAGATCCTGCTTTATTACGTCCTGGTCGATTAGACAAAGCGCTATTGTGTCCATTACCACAAGAa agcgaccgagaagaaattttgaaagtttTGTGCAAGCAACACAATTTGACtgctgaaaattttgatttgaaaGCGCTGGCAGAAATGACGGAAAATTTCACTGGGGCCGATTTGAATGCTGTTTTTGTCCAAGCGAGAATGAACGCTATTGATGAAAGTTATGCAGAAATGACTATA gaTAAGAGCCagaaaagtttgataaaaaaaaagcgtgTAATAACTCATAATTGTCTTCTTAAATCGCTGGAATCTACTCAGCCTTCTTTAACGAAAAAAGAGATAATGAAGTTTAATTCAAT ATACCGCAAATTTTCCAACGGCGATAATTTTAGCGAAGAAATTgtgaaaaatcaaaagttaaCTCTGGCGTAG